The sequence GGCTGATCGCGGCCGGGGTGGCGAGCTTCGCCGTGGGATACCTCGGCCTGCTGCTGGCGCCGACGACGCTCACCGCGGTGTGGGTCGTGTTCGTCGGGTGCGGGTCGATCCTGTTCCCGGTCTGTCTCGTGCTCATCAACACGCGCACCCGCACGCACGGCGGCACGGTCGCGCTCAGCGGCTTCGCGCAGGGCGTCGCCTACGCGCTCGGGGCGCTCGGGCCCCTCCTCGTCGGGGTGCTGCACGACGTCAGCGGCGGGTGGACGGTGCCGCTGCTCCTGCTGCTCGGGGTGGCGCTCGTGGCGCTCGTCCCGGCGGTCACTCTCGCCCGGCCGACGCACGTGGAGGACGAGCTGCTTCGCTAGTGCAGGAGATTCTGCGGCGGGCCCCTCCCGATCCGCATGAATCGGGCGAGCTGCGAAGAATCTCATGCATCAGCGCGCGGGCTGGCCGCAAGCGATGCCCGTGAACAGCCCTCAGCCCGCGTCGACCCAGTGCTCGAGCGCGACGGTGAAGCCGGCGACGAGCCGGGCGAAGCTCCGGTCGACGTCGGCGGCGAGGGCGAAGCCCCCGGCGCTCTCGAGCGAGATGAAGCCGTGCAGCGTGGAGCGGAAGGCCCGGATCGCGTCGATCGAGTCGTCGCCCTCCAGCCGGTAGGCGACCAGGACGTCGCCGATCACCCGGATGCTCGCGAGCGACACCTCAGCGATCTCGGCGTCGCCCTCGGCCGGCATCGCGTTCGACGCCTCGTAGAGGGCGGGGTGGGCGCGAGCCCAGGTGCGGTAGGCGTGCGACATGGCGGCGATCGCGTCGGCACCGGAGCGTCCGACGGTCGAGCGGGCGAGCACGTCGCCGAGCTCGACCTTCGCTCGCAGCGAGATGGTGCGGTGGAGGTCGGCGAGCGAGTCGATGTGCTTGTAGAGCGAGGGCTGGCGGACGCCGAGCCGCGCGGCGAGGGCGGCCAGGGTGAGCTGCGAGAGCCCGACCTCGTCGGCCAGCGCGGCCGCCTCCTCGGCGACCCGGTCGCGGTTGAGTCCTGCTCTAGGCACGGTTCGAGAGCCTATCGAGGAAAGCGAGGACGGCGGGCGTCGTGATCTCGGGCCGCTGCGAGTGGGGGTAGTGGCCCGCCTCGGGCACCAGGACGACCTCGCCGTGCAGGGTCTCGCCGATCCAGCGGGCCTCGCCGGCAGGGTCTTTGAAGTCGGGGTCGCGCTCCCCCATGACGACCAGCACGGGCGCCGTCACCTGGGCGAGCCTCGCCTCGGCCGGGTCGTGGTCAGTCTGCCTGGCCGTCTTCGAGAAGGCCTTCCCGTAGGCAGGACGACGGAGACTCGCGACGACCGACGACCGGTACGCCTCGAAGTCGGCCGGCTTCGTGCCGGCGTAGAGGGTCGGCATGTAGCTCTTCCAGGCCGTGGCGACCCAGAGCGGCGACATCATGGCCCGGAAGACGGCGAGCATGACGCCGCTGGACTTCGGGTTGCGCACGAACGGGCCCACGAGCACGAGTCCGTCGACGCGGG comes from Frondihabitans peucedani and encodes:
- a CDS encoding TetR-like C-terminal domain-containing protein, producing MPRAGLNRDRVAEEAAALADEVGLSQLTLAALAARLGVRQPSLYKHIDSLADLHRTISLRAKVELGDVLARSTVGRSGADAIAAMSHAYRTWARAHPALYEASNAMPAEGDAEIAEVSLASIRVIGDVLVAYRLEGDDSIDAIRAFRSTLHGFISLESAGGFALAADVDRSFARLVAGFTVALEHWVDAG
- a CDS encoding alpha/beta hydrolase produces the protein MTSDSVSPTGTTRYLDRPEGRVAYDVQGSGPLVVLVPGMADLRSSYRFLAPALVEAGYTVASTDLRGHGDSDTTFSSYGDVETAGDVGALIDALGGSAVVVGNSLAAGAAAIIAADTPARVDGLVLVGPFVRNPKSSGVMLAVFRAMMSPLWVATAWKSYMPTLYAGTKPADFEAYRSSVVASLRRPAYGKAFSKTARQTDHDPAEARLAQVTAPVLVVMGERDPDFKDPAGEARWIGETLHGEVVLVPEAGHYPHSQRPEITTPAVLAFLDRLSNRA